Sequence from the Clostridia bacterium genome:
CATGACCTCAAAGGCCGACCGGGCCAGGCGGACCTGCTCCTTCTTTTCCAGAAAGGCCAGCTTCTTCAGGGTCTGCGCGCTCTCCGGCCCCGCGGCCTCCTTGAGCACCTGCGCCCTTAGCTCCTGCAGGTACTCCTCCTGCCGGCGCTGAATGCGCTCGTTGACCTTGCGCTCCAGCTGCTCCTCCACGGAGCGCCTGGCCACCAGGTCCGCCAGCACGTCCTCCACATCAGCCAGTATCCTGGGAATCTCCCGGGTAGGCGGCACCTGGTCCAGGGTGGGATCGTCGTAGACCAGCCTCTGCAGGGCCAGAACCCTCTCGGCCAGGCGGGAGGAGCGCAGGAGTTCCAAGGCCTCCAGCTTGCTGGCCCGCAGCACCAGCTGATCCGGCCCGTACAACTCGGCCAGTATGTTGTAAAGAGCCGCTACCCGGCGGCTCAGCTGACCTCCTCGGACCTGATGGGCTACCGTGCTCATGCCTAATCCCTCCCCGCCACCCGGACGTTAATCGTGGCTGAAATCTGGGGGTGCAGGCGGATGACCACCGGATACGAACCTACTGCCTTGATGGGAGAAGACAACTCTATCTTACGCTTGTCGATCCCGACCTGAAATTCCCTGGCCAGGGCCTCGGCTATCTCTTTGTTGGTTACCGCCCCGAATAACTTGCCCCCCTCGCCGCTCCTCACCGCGATGACGACCTCCCGGCCCTCGAGTTTGGCGGCGGTCTGCCGGGCCTTCTCGGCCTGGCGCCGTTCCTTGGCCAGGCGCACCCTTTCTTTCTCCGCCGCCTCCTGGACCAGGCCTTCCTCGGCCGGTACCGCCAGGCCCCGGGGCAAAAGGTAGTTGCGCCCGTAGCCGTCCGCAACCTCCACTACTGCTCCGCGACGACCGAGCTTGGGCACGTCCTGAATAAGGATTACCTTCACCCGTCTCACCCTCCCCCCTTCGGGCCTTCCGGCGCCAGCCGGCGAAAGTTGAGCCAGGGATCGAACAGTCCCAGCGCCACCAGCACCGCGACCCCTAAGGGTAAGTACAGTACCAGGGGAAGAATTACCAGCGCCTTTATTGCCGGCGGGAGCAGCATATGTCGGTAAAGGTGGATCAGCACCGCCAGGCCGAACAGGGCCAAAACCGGCACGTAGGCGGCCATTACGTTTACCCCCACGGTGACCGCCGCAGCACTACCGGCACGGTCACCGGCCAGGTACGCCGCCAGCCCGAAGATCAGCCCCCACACCGCCGGCCAGGGAAGCTGCCAATGCGAGAAGGGGGGCAGCGAAGGCACGGTGCGCCACCGCTTGACCGCCCACCGACCGGCAAAGTACACCACCACGGCTCCGGCCGTCGTCTCCCACGCCAGCAGGGCGGGATACAGGACACCTACCCACGAAGCCAGGCTCTCCAGAGACTGCTGAAGCTGGACCGCGCTTAGCCCCTGGGCGACCATGGCCTCCAGCAAACCGGTTTCCCGATAGAGCTCCAAGGCCGACTCGACCCCACGGGCCAAGGCGGCCTTCCATTGCGCCCAGGCCAGGGCCAAGCTGGGCAGACAGGGCAACAGGCCTGCGGCCAGGGCGGTCCCCCCGATCAACAGGGTAACCCCCGCTCCCTTTTGCGCCCGCAGCCCGCTCCCGTAGGCCAGCCCGGCCATTGCCGGGCCCAGGAGCCCCAGGAATGCCTGCTCCAATCCTTGGACGGACCCGAGCAGTCCCAGCCAGGCTCCGGCCGCAGCCACTCCCGCCGGCCAGCCCCACAGGGCCACCACTACGGTAAGCGGGAGGGCCCAACCTATACGCAACCCGGCCAGGCCGGGAGGAGCGAGCACCGCAGCCAGCATTACCCCTGCCGAGGCTGCCGCCGCCCATATCCCGCGCACGCTTCAACCCCCAACCCTTACTCCACGGTGTAAGGCAAGAGCGCAATATTGCGGGCCCGCTTGATGGCCAGGGTTAGCTGCCTCTGGTGCCGGGCGCAGTTGCCGGTTATCCTCCTGGGAAGGATCTTACCTCTCTCGGTGGTATACTTGCGCAGCCGGTTCACGTCCTTAT
This genomic interval carries:
- the rplI gene encoding 50S ribosomal protein L9 — translated: MKVILIQDVPKLGRRGAVVEVADGYGRNYLLPRGLAVPAEEGLVQEAAEKERVRLAKERRQAEKARQTAAKLEGREVVIAVRSGEGGKLFGAVTNKEIAEALAREFQVGIDKRKIELSSPIKAVGSYPVVIRLHPQISATINVRVAGRD
- a CDS encoding YybS family protein; protein product: MRGIWAAAASAGVMLAAVLAPPGLAGLRIGWALPLTVVVALWGWPAGVAAAGAWLGLLGSVQGLEQAFLGLLGPAMAGLAYGSGLRAQKGAGVTLLIGGTALAAGLLPCLPSLALAWAQWKAALARGVESALELYRETGLLEAMVAQGLSAVQLQQSLESLASWVGVLYPALLAWETTAGAVVVYFAGRWAVKRWRTVPSLPPFSHWQLPWPAVWGLIFGLAAYLAGDRAGSAAAVTVGVNVMAAYVPVLALFGLAVLIHLYRHMLLPPAIKALVILPLVLYLPLGVAVLVALGLFDPWLNFRRLAPEGPKGGG
- the rpsR gene encoding 30S ribosomal protein S18; its protein translation is MAKRDKRRSRKRICSFCVDRIAVVDYKDVNRLRKYTTERGKILPRRITGNCARHQRQLTLAIKRARNIALLPYTVE